A genomic window from Fusarium verticillioides 7600 chromosome 5, whole genome shotgun sequence includes:
- a CDS encoding hypothetical protein (At least one base has a quality score < 10), whose product MPDYAFYFPINRPSANSLLALEPRQESALFSLPALKELYNHGLRPSSFHPFKNSFKEKHLKCFPWLVVESKPKQGTNGAIARLREVAYCQAINGSGCASRLKEFPALNERNLPGLAAYPPSPSRDSSGAGGKGLDTVLYRELPRMSLQRGEKEAETGKGLSAGPSRRRESGTKFLAGPIEVEVDGSTSDEDYDENEEDDDSGDDDEECEDDDETGEEESDEKNLVWDYVRRQATKDAELEACHEDWGS is encoded by the exons ATG CCTGACTACGCTTTTTATTTTCCAATCAATCGGCCATCCGCCAACTCTCTTCTAGCTCTGGAGCCGCGCCAAGAATCGGCGCTGTTCTCATTACCGGCTTTGAAAGAGCTTTACAACCATGGCTTGCGACCATCTTCCTTCCATCCTTTCAAGAATAGCTTTAAGGAGAAACACCTGAAGTGCTTTCCTTGGCTCGTTGTTGAGTCCAAGCCGAAACAAGGCACAAACGGCGCCATCGCGCGATTGAGAGAGGTGGCCTACTGTCAGGCCATTAACGGCAGCGGTTGTGCTTCCAGACTCAAGGAGTTTCCCGCATTAAATGAGAGGAATTTGCCTGGCCTGGCCGCATATCCCCCCAGTCCCAGCCGGGACTCCAGTGGGGCCGGAGGTAAAGGTCTGGATACCGTATTATATCGAGAACTCCCTCGCATGTCGTTACAACGCGGTGAAAAGGAAGCAGAAACTGGCAAAGGGCTAT CGGCTGGGCCTTCCCGGAGACGAGAAAGCGGGACGAAATTTCTCGCAGGACCaatcgaggttgaagttgatggaagTACCAGTGATGAGGACTATGACGAaaatgaggaagatgatgatagtggcgacgacgatgaagaatgtgaggatgatgacgagactggcgaggaagagagtgATGAGAAAAACCTTGTATGGGACTATGTTAGAAGGCA GGCTACTAAAGATGCTGAACTCGAGGCCTGCCACGAGGATTGGGGGTCTTGA
- a CDS encoding glucan endo-1,3-beta-glucosidase gives MKMKVGTTIALLLLSTVASSPTPSGPAIGTTTEGATSFWYANMDHTGQYRGYAPDLDGDNTYAVYKAIQPGDGAAIQAAINDDNGKARHGQWLASQPRVVYIPPGTYEITETIRMNTDTVLMGDATNPPIIKASATFSGDRTLISGQDLTTGDAGELSFAVGLKNLILDTTAIPGGDTFTALWWGVAQGAQLQNIKITMASAVGGSGHTGIRLGRGSTLGLSDVRIERGQNGIWHDGHQQALYKSIYFYQNTVGMLITGGNTISIVAPVFDTCGTAVRNTGGSPWIALIDAKSVNSGVTFVTTVFPSFIIENLSKDTDSDIAQVPGGTVLGAQSHVDTFTYANTVGRDPIYGATGSANTRPAALAPEGRFPVVPAPNYASNPTTDFINVKDPSQNGGHTVLGDNTIDESAVLNQVLQYAADNNKIAYFPFGKYRVDSTLLVPVGSRIIGEAWSTITGNGAFFKDLSNPKPIVAVGNPGDVGLAQIQDMRFTVSDVLPGAIILQFNMRGTSPGDVGLWNSLITVGGTRGASALTDTCHDPSSECQAAFLGMYFAPDSSAYVENVWNWVADHITESFAGGSNIAAKGGALVASTKGTWLHALGSEHWWLYQLNIHQASNVLITLLQSETNYDQGDHVQQTPPAPWVANITNWGDPDFSWCSGGDTRCRMGFANYIQGGSDIYTYASASWAFFSGPGYQPCAGAYQCQNYMHWISETPKNLQAFGLCSKDAWATLHLADGTNIVSQDGFTGSWPGGGGDVGRYTPGNI, from the exons ATGAAAATGAAGGTTGGCACAACTATTGCACTACTCCTACTGAGTACAGTAGCAAGTTCGCCTACGCCAAGCGGTCCCGCTATTGGCACCACCACGGAAGGGGCAACCAGTTTCTGGTATGCCAATATGGATCACACGGGGCAGTATCGTGGCTATGCACCTGAccttgatggtgataacACATACGCAGTTTACAAAGCTATACAGCCTGGAGATGGAGCTGCTATCCAAGCCGCCATCAATGATGATAATGGAAAAGCCCGCCATGGTCAATGGCTAGCCTCTCAGCCTCGA GTTGTCTATATTCCCCCGGGGACATATGAAATCACTGAGACGATTCGAATGAATACCGATACTGTGTTGATGGGAGATGCCACGAAT CCACCAATTATCAAAGCTTCGGCGACCTTCTCAGGAGATCGAACCCTTATCTCAG GCCAGGATCTTACAactggtgatgctggagagcTGTCGTTTGCTGTTGGCCTGAAGAATCTCATTCTCGACACAACAGCTATCCCTGGAG GCGACACGTTTACGGCGCTCTGGTGGGGTGTTGCACAGGGcgctcagcttcagaacatcaagatcaccatGGCCTCAGCGGTCGGGGGTAGTGGCCATACTGGAATTCGCCTTGGGCGAGGATCTACCCTGGGTCTTTCCGATGTGCGCATCGAGCGTGGACAG AACGGTATCTGGCACGATGGGCACCAGCAAGCACTTTACAAGAGTATTTACTTTTATCAGAACACCGTTGGCATGCTCATTACGGGAGGAAACACAATCAGCATCGTCGCCCCTGTATTTGATACCTGTGGGACCGCAGTGAGGAATACTGGTGGTTCCCCCTGGATTGCTCTGATCGACGCCAAGTCTGTCAATTCTGGAGTCACCTTCGTCACGACTGTGTTTCCTTCATTCATCATTGAGAACCTCAGCAAGGACACAGACTCGGACATTGCACAGGTCCCTGGAGGCACCGTCCTCGGAGCTCAAAGTCATGTTGATACCTTTACCTACGCCAACACTGTCGGGCGAGATCCTATCTATGGCGCTACAGGTTCAGCCAACACCCGGCCAGCCGCTCTGGCACCAGAGGGCCGCTTCCCTGTGGTGCCTGCGCCCAACTATGCCTCGAACCCCACCACAGACTTCATTAATGTGAAGGATCCGTCCCAGAACGGAGGTCATACAGTGCTTGGTGACAACACTATCGACGAGTCGGCCGTTCTCAATCAGGTCTTGCAGTATGCAGccgacaacaacaagatcgcCTATTTCCCATTTGGCAAGTATCGAGTTGACTCTACCCTCCTTGTTCCAGTAGGTTCTCGGATTATTGGGGAGGCCTGGTCCACAATCACAGGCAATGGAGCCTTCTTCAAAGATTTGTCTAATCCGAAGCCTATTGTTGCGGTCGGGAACCCCGGTGACGTCGGCCTCGCTCAGATCCAGGACATGCGATTCACCGTCTCAGATGTCCTTCCAGGAGCCATTATTCTTCAGTTCAATATGCGAGGGACATCTCCGGGTGACGTTGGTCTCTGGAACTCGCTGATCACCGTTGGCGGCACCCGTGGAGCGTCTGCCTTGACCGACACATGTCATGACCCCAGTAGCGAATGCCAGGCCGCTTTCCTCGGCATGTACTTTGCACCAGACTCGTCTGCATATGTCGAGAATGTGTGGAACTGGGTGGCAGACCACATCACTGAAAGCTTCGCCGGAGGATCCAATATCGCAGCGAAAGGTGGCGCCCTCGTTGCATCCACAAAAGGCACATGGCTCCATGCACTGGGCAGTGAACACTGGTGGCTATATCAGCTCAATATTCACCAAGCCAGCAACGTCCTCATCACGTTACTACAGTCCGAGACAAACTATGACCAGGGCGATCATGTCCAGCAAACCCCCCCAGCGCCATGGGTGGCAAATATCACGAACTGGGGCGACCCAGACTTTTCCTGGTGCAGCGGTGGCGATACCCGTTGCCGAATGGGTTTTGCCAACTATATCCAGGGGGGATCCGACATCTACACATATGCTTCAGCTTCGTGGGCCTTCTTCAGTGGCCCGGGCTATCAACCCTGCGCTGGCGCCTACCAATGCCAAA ACTACATGCACTGGATTTCCGAAACCCCCAAGAACCTACAAGCATTTGGCCTTTGCTCCAAAGATGCATGGGCGACTCTGCATCTTGCAGACGGAACTAATATTGTGTCGCAGGATGGATTTACTGGTTCATGGccaggaggtggtggtgatgttggtcGATACACACCCGGTAATATTTGA